The Branchiostoma floridae strain S238N-H82 chromosome 8, Bfl_VNyyK, whole genome shotgun sequence genome has a segment encoding these proteins:
- the LOC118420481 gene encoding uncharacterized protein LOC118420481: protein MSVSNITAVPGSVDDITKPWVLQIFNNIDPDVTITQVDITGPIGEGLGAMSDLVALVTTGTKNGKEERYSLVVKLTSFRWMKMAEYLSVEDYIMFDTGEVKFYSVTVTDFLSLFSIENPESEVKTKSEGYNKSCRNVLPVPKCYFTASDQTSNMSVRVLENLKTRGFSIKPYPQTLEVAEMKLTVGALARIHGLSHRLELQLGTRLPDRYDWFVEMYTTEKQPWYSKYYKEGLETFAAAFPGKEGLMECLRKLDGVAILKEAVENPARLKVLCHADCWNNNIMFKYEDGKAVDVKLVDWGMVSYRPPTFDLVYLFIFQTWDILQNHRADILKHYYQELQKTLGENKATGPQLYTLDQLEADFRADFRFAVYQRLRLSYGIALLPSQLTDLLRIVQQLKEWGVI from the exons ATGTCAGTGTCCAATATAACCGCCGTCCCAGGTTCTGTGGATGATATCACCAAACCGTGGGTTCTACAGATCTTCAACAACATTGACCCTGATGTCACCATCACTCAAGTCGACATCACTGGACCAATAGGAGAAGGGCTTGGAGCCATGAGCGATCTTGTTGCCTTGGTTACCACGGGGACCAAGAACGGTAAAGAAGAGCGGTACAGTCTGGTGGTGAAGCTGACAAGTTTCCGATGGATGAAGATGGCGGAATACTTGTCTGTGGAGGACTACATCATGTTTGATACGGGGGAGGTCAAGTTCTACTCTGTGACCGTCACAGATTTTCTATCACTATTTAGTATTGAAAACCCGGAGTCCGAAGTTAAAACCAAGTCAGAAGGTTATAACAAATCTTGTAGAAATGTCTTGCCGGTTCCCAAATGTTACTTCACCGCGAGTGACCAGACCTCTAACATGTCTGTCCGAGTTCTGGAGAATCTAAAAACACGAGGATTTTCAATCAAGCCGTACCCGCAAACGTTAGAGGTTGCTGAGATGAAGTTGACGGTAGGAGCTCTGGCCCGGATCCACGGTCTTTCTCATCGGCTGGAACTCCAGTTAGGAACCCGCCTACCCGACAGGTATGACTGGTTCGTGGAAATGTACACAACTGAAAAACAACCGTGGTACTCCAAGTACTACAAGGAGGGGTTGGAGACTTTCGCAGCAGCCTTTCCTGGTAAGGAGGGTCTGATGGAGTGTCTGAGGAAGCTGGATGGTGTAGCGATTTTGAAAGAGGCAGTGGAGAACCCCGCCAGACTGAAGGTGCTGTGTCATGCTGACTGCTGGAATAACAACATCATGTTCAAG TACGAAGATGGAAAAGCCGTAGACGTCAAGCTTGTGGATTGGGGGATGGTGTCCTACCGGCCGCCGACCTTTGACCTGGTTTACCTCTTCATTTTTCAAACTTGGGACATTTTGCAAAATCACCGGGCCGACATCTTGAAACATTATTACCAAGAACTACAGAAGACTTTGGGAGAAAACA AAGCCACTGGTCCACAGTTGTACACGCTGGATCAGTTGGAGGCAGACTTCCGAGCTGACTTTAGGTTCGCCGTGTACCAACGCCTACGGCTGTCGTACGGAATAGCTCTACTCCCCAGCCAACTAACAGACCTGCTGAGGATCGTGCAGCAGTTGAAAGAGTGGGGAGTCATCTGA